The following are from one region of the Vidua chalybeata isolate OUT-0048 chromosome 12, bVidCha1 merged haplotype, whole genome shotgun sequence genome:
- the AMIGO3 gene encoding amphoterin-induced protein 3, which yields MSSPVTADSVWPRVAKLFLLLLQLYALRASPQPHRCPDTCICTSDLLSCSQQMLRWVPEALPPTTSTLDLSHNALTQLHDHWLAALPHLEALHISHNQIRDLSLRAFHNASFLRYLDMSSNHLQAVERHYFEALVSLEELLLYDNHIKRVDENAFAKLSDLRKVYLSWNNLTTFPFHAVQGLGIHKLRTLDLSSNSLSSIPVEVVAALPENIGNGLYLHNNPIRCSCPLYLMLQRWNQRGFSSVKDFSEEHTCKVSDNVPRSLIKFLKHRHMFENCSASTEDAHLLHLEVVVGQPILLTCNTSNTSLPHAATTYMWITPHHEPIKHPGNSNRSLELYRNGSLRIAAAKPWLSGVYVGLAMNSPYNFSRMCEFNMTVLYPKAAGETFSTGLTTLLGCIVSLVLVIIYLYLTPCRCLGCCKKPAPLSPPQECSAQSSILSTTPPATDGPNRKASANKHVVFLEPIRETQNGKIRLALGEDFPDPKHPKVLQLKSDSESISSVFSDTPIVS from the coding sequence ATGTCCTCGCCGGTGACCGCGGACTCGGTCTGGCCGCGGGTGGCAAAGCTGTTCCTGCTACTGCTCCAGCTGTACGCCCTCCGAGCCTCCCCGCAGCCCCACCGCTGCCCCGACACCTGCATCTGCACCTCCgacctgctgagctgcagccagcagatgCTGCGGTGGGTGCCCGAGGCACTGCCGCCCACCACCAGCACGCTGGACCTCAGCCACAATGCCCTCACCCAGCTCCACGACCACTGGCTGGCCGCCCTCCCACACCTCGAGGCCCTCCACATCAGCCACAACCAGATTCGGGACCTTTCTCTGCGGGCTTTCCACAATGCCTCCTTCCTGCGGTACCTGGACATGTCCTCCAACCACCTGCAAGCTGTGGAGAGGCACTACTTCGAGGCGCTGGtgagcctggaggagctgctgctctatGACAACCACATCAAGCGGGTGGATGAAAATGCCTTTGCCAAGCTGAGTGATCTGCGGAAAGTCTACCTGAGCTGGAACAACCTGACCACCTTCCCCTTCCATGCTGTACAGGGGCTTGGAATCCACAAGCTCCGCACGCTGGACCTCTCCTCCAACAGCCTGAGCAGCATCCCCGTGGAGGTGGTGGCAGCTCTGCCCGAAAACATCGGCAATGGCTTGTACCTGCACAACAACCCCATCCGGTGCAGCTGCCCACTCTACCTGATGCTTCAGCGCTGGAATCAGCGAGGTTTCAGCTCCGTGAAAGATTTCTCTGAGGAACACACCTGCAAGGTGTCTGACAATGTACCCCGGTCTCTGATCAAGTTCCTCAAACACAGACACATGTTTGAGAACTGCTCAGCGAGCACCGAGGACGCGCACCTCTTGCACTTGGAGGTGGTGGTGGGCCAGCCCATCCTGCTCACCTgtaacaccagtaacaccagcCTGCCGCATGCTGCCACCACCTACATGTGGATCACCCCTCACCACGAGCCCATCAAACACCCAGGGAACAGCAATCGCTCCCTGGAGCTCTATCGCAACGGCAGCCTGAGGATCGCCGCAGCCAAGCCCTGGCTCTCGGGGGTCTACGTAGGCTTGGCCATGAACAGCCCCTACAACTTCAGCAGGATGTGCGAGTTCAACATGACCGTCCTCTACCCCAAGGCAGCTGGGGAGACCTTCAGCACTGGCCTCACGACCCTGCTGGGCTGCATTGTGAGCCTGGTGCTGGTGATCATCTACTTGTACCTCACGCCGTGCCgctgcctgggctgctgcaagAAGCCGGCCCCGCTCAGCCCCCCGCAGGAGTGCAGCGCCCAGTCCTCCATCCTTAGCACCACTCCCCCTGCCACCGATGGGCCAAACCGCAAGGCCAGTGCCAACAAACACGTCGTCTTCCTCGAGCCCATCAGGGAGACACAGAATGGCAAGATCCGCCTGGCCCTCGGTGAGGACTTCCCCGACCCCAAGCACCCCAAGGTCCTGCAGCTCAAGTCGGACTCAGAGTCCATCAGCTCTGTCTTTTCTGATACCCCCATTGTGTCTTAG